A region of Selenomonadales bacterium 4137-cl DNA encodes the following proteins:
- a CDS encoding DMT family transporter encodes MSALALALVLAAAIAHAAWNCLAKKIAGGIPFIWLFAVLSAVLYSPVAAWIYHTHRPEIGLPQLGLIAGTAVLHVLYFILLDKGYQLGDLSVIYPLARGTGPLLAMLAAVLLLGERPSWLAVAGGLAIGAGILVLTGNPAKLGDPANRRPVVFALLCGAVIAAYTVWDKIAVSAFLIPPLLYDWAANLGRVLILTPAALRDRQGIRDQWRRNKLAIAAIAVLSPLAYILVLTAMVFSPVSYIAPAREISILIGTLAGARILREGHTRQRLAVAGVMVAGLVALALG; translated from the coding sequence ATGTCGGCACTCGCTCTCGCCCTCGTCCTGGCGGCCGCCATCGCCCACGCCGCCTGGAACTGCCTCGCCAAAAAAATAGCGGGGGGCATCCCCTTCATCTGGCTGTTCGCCGTATTATCCGCCGTCCTCTACAGCCCCGTCGCCGCCTGGATCTACCACACCCACCGGCCCGAAATCGGCCTGCCGCAGCTCGGCCTCATCGCCGGCACCGCCGTCCTCCACGTCCTTTACTTCATCCTCCTCGACAAAGGCTACCAGCTCGGCGACCTATCCGTCATCTACCCCCTCGCCCGCGGCACCGGACCGCTGCTCGCCATGCTCGCCGCCGTCCTCCTCCTCGGCGAACGGCCGTCCTGGCTCGCCGTCGCCGGCGGCCTCGCCATCGGCGCCGGCATCCTCGTCCTCACCGGCAACCCCGCCAAACTCGGCGACCCCGCCAACCGGCGGCCCGTCGTCTTCGCCCTCCTGTGCGGCGCCGTCATCGCCGCCTACACCGTCTGGGACAAAATCGCCGTCAGCGCTTTCCTCATCCCGCCGCTCCTCTACGACTGGGCCGCCAACCTCGGCCGCGTCCTCATCCTCACCCCCGCCGCCCTCCGCGACCGCCAAGGCATCCGCGACCAGTGGCGGCGCAACAAACTCGCCATCGCCGCCATCGCCGTCCTCTCGCCCCTGGCCTACATCCTCGTCCTTACCGCCATGGTCTTCAGCCCCGTCAGCTACATCGCCCCCGCCCGCGAAATCAGCATCCTCATCGGCACCCTCGCCGGCGCCCGCATCCTCCGCGAAGGTCACACGCGACAGCGTCTCGCCGTCGCCGGCGTCATGGTCGCCGGCCTCGTCGCCCTCGCCCTCGGCTGA
- a CDS encoding glycerol-3-phosphate responsive antiterminator codes for MADIIAKLCPGPVVPAARTPADLTHALAHTSAPAVILLFGDINTLPGLLAEAKRHGKRLIVHLDLLDGVGKDRAGVKCLARLGVAALITTKQQLVKTARDEGMIVVQRLFIMDTEALRTAVKVVNHAKPDAVEILPASVPGWVFTEITRQTGLPLLAGGLAATRADIDSALAGGAAAVSTSNRDLWQ; via the coding sequence ATGGCCGACATCATCGCCAAACTCTGCCCCGGGCCCGTCGTCCCCGCCGCCCGCACCCCCGCCGACCTCACCCACGCCCTCGCCCACACCTCCGCCCCCGCCGTCATCCTCCTCTTCGGCGACATCAACACCCTTCCCGGCCTGCTCGCCGAAGCCAAACGCCACGGCAAGCGCCTCATCGTCCACCTCGACCTCCTCGACGGCGTCGGCAAAGACCGGGCCGGCGTCAAATGCCTTGCCCGGCTGGGCGTCGCAGCCCTCATCACCACCAAGCAGCAACTAGTAAAAACGGCGCGGGACGAAGGCATGATCGTCGTCCAGCGCCTCTTTATCATGGACACCGAAGCCCTGCGCACCGCCGTCAAAGTCGTCAACCACGCCAAACCCGACGCCGTCGAAATCCTCCCCGCCTCCGTACCCGGGTGGGTATTCACCGAAATCACCCGCCAAACCGGCCTGCCCCTCCTGGCCGGCGGCCTCGCCGCCACCCGCGCCGACATCGACAGCGCCCTCGCCGGCGGCGCCGCCGCCGTCAGCACCTCCAACCGCGACCTCTGGCAATAA
- a CDS encoding EamA family transporter: MWLVSWLPWCFLAALCESLGQISFKKAAVCTRHETGLAYYLCLAKNRHIYLGIAANLGEMAVWLYLISHLPLSVAYPLSGFQEMILILFAAVVLKEKVAPLAWAGVLLIAVGVSLVA; encoded by the coding sequence ATGTGGCTTGTTAGCTGGCTGCCCTGGTGCTTCCTGGCCGCCCTCTGCGAAAGCCTCGGCCAGATATCCTTCAAAAAAGCCGCCGTCTGCACCCGGCACGAAACCGGGCTCGCCTACTACCTCTGCCTGGCGAAAAACCGCCACATATACCTCGGCATCGCCGCCAACCTCGGCGAAATGGCCGTCTGGCTATACCTCATATCCCACCTGCCCCTCTCGGTCGCCTACCCCTTGTCCGGCTTCCAGGAAATGATCCTCATCCTCTTCGCCGCCGTCGTCCTCAAGGAAAAAGTCGCGCCCCTCGCCTGGGCGGGCGTCCTCCTCATCGCCGTCGGCGTATCCCTCGTAGCATGA
- a CDS encoding SDR family oxidoreductase, which translates to MKTKILLTGATGLIGSCIAVELLENTRGCEPLFLVRAAGKAQGVERVRAALAKVGARAITLAGIEESQIILGDLGASAKLADDARLQDVTHVINCAAVTAFSNRPSIKKVNVDDTLAFAGVIAGLPAVRRFVYVGTAMICGAKAVNRVVCEDESPAPTTHFVPYTESKAAAEALLPGVLGQVPLTVVRPSIIVGHSRLGCKPSTSIFWIFRMLYLAWRSPFPLDYKIDVLPADYAARAIVFLTLKDELAHPRYHIAAGPAASCTFGEILDTFGKNGGRQAAPPLKVTIRHYAENLASFNAWFGPGNPRLMLRAINLYYNFANLSLTFDNARLLAEGFEPPPRFIDYLGLCIKTGCHDPVSQQMIDDFK; encoded by the coding sequence ATGAAGACCAAAATACTGCTCACCGGCGCCACCGGCCTTATCGGCAGCTGCATAGCCGTAGAACTATTGGAGAATACTCGCGGCTGCGAGCCGCTCTTCCTCGTCAGGGCCGCCGGCAAAGCCCAGGGGGTCGAACGGGTGCGCGCGGCGCTCGCCAAAGTCGGCGCCCGGGCGATAACCCTGGCCGGGATCGAAGAATCCCAGATAATCCTCGGCGACCTGGGCGCAAGTGCGAAGCTGGCCGACGACGCCAGGCTGCAGGACGTCACCCACGTCATCAACTGCGCCGCCGTCACCGCCTTCTCCAACCGGCCCTCGATCAAAAAAGTCAACGTCGACGACACCCTCGCGTTCGCCGGCGTCATCGCCGGGCTACCCGCCGTCAGGCGGTTCGTCTACGTTGGCACCGCCATGATCTGCGGCGCGAAAGCAGTCAACCGCGTAGTGTGCGAAGACGAATCCCCGGCGCCCACCACCCACTTCGTCCCCTACACCGAAAGCAAAGCCGCCGCCGAGGCCCTTTTGCCCGGCGTACTGGGCCAGGTGCCCCTCACCGTCGTCCGCCCGTCGATCATCGTCGGCCACTCCCGGCTGGGGTGCAAGCCCTCCACCAGCATCTTCTGGATCTTCCGCATGCTCTACCTCGCCTGGCGGTCGCCCTTCCCGCTTGACTACAAAATCGACGTCCTGCCGGCCGACTACGCCGCCAGAGCGATCGTCTTCCTCACCCTCAAAGACGAACTCGCCCACCCGCGCTACCACATCGCCGCCGGCCCCGCCGCCAGCTGCACCTTCGGCGAGATCCTCGACACCTTCGGAAAAAACGGCGGGCGCCAAGCCGCCCCGCCGCTCAAAGTCACCATCAGGCACTACGCCGAAAACCTCGCCAGCTTCAACGCATGGTTCGGCCCCGGCAACCCCCGCCTCATGCTCAGAGCCATCAACCTCTACTACAACTTCGCCAACCTCAGCCTAACCTTCGACAACGCGCGGCTGCTCGCCGAAGGCTTCGAGCCCCCGCCGCGCTTCATCGACTACCTCGGGCTGTGCATCAAAACCGGCTGCCACGACCCTGTCAGCCAACAAATGATCGATGACTTCAAATAA
- a CDS encoding ABC transporter ATP-binding protein — protein MAEIKIQAVSKHFGEVKAVDNFVATVGDGEFVSILGPSGCGKTTMLRMIAGFEKPTAGEIYIGDRLVSSPAKGIFVPPEKRSIGMVFQSYAVLPHMSVFDNVGYPLKIKGLPKTEIAERTNNALELVHLAGLAQRLPSQLSGGQQQRVALARALVAEPDLLLLDEPLSNLDAKLRESMRFEIKELQKKLGVTVIYVTHDQAEAMAMSDRIVVMSAGVIQQIGNPADVYETPANKIIADFIGLVNFLAAEAGEGGIVVPALGRTVPAPAGLSGQAVAAVRPEQIALAAPGEGIAGTVVHKSYLGDAVDWRIEIGGETVRVIAPAAAFREHKAGDKIGLKVDKVMIFPA, from the coding sequence ATGGCGGAAATAAAAATACAAGCGGTCTCCAAACACTTCGGCGAAGTAAAAGCCGTCGACAACTTCGTCGCCACCGTCGGCGACGGCGAATTCGTCTCCATCCTCGGCCCCTCCGGCTGCGGCAAAACCACCATGCTGCGCATGATCGCCGGCTTCGAAAAACCCACCGCCGGCGAAATATACATCGGCGACCGCCTCGTAAGCTCGCCGGCCAAGGGCATCTTCGTCCCCCCCGAAAAGCGCAGCATCGGCATGGTCTTCCAGTCCTACGCCGTCTTGCCCCACATGTCCGTCTTCGACAACGTCGGCTACCCCCTCAAAATCAAAGGTCTGCCCAAAACCGAAATCGCCGAACGCACCAATAACGCCCTCGAACTAGTCCACCTCGCCGGCCTCGCCCAGCGCCTGCCCAGTCAGCTGTCCGGCGGCCAGCAGCAGCGCGTCGCCCTCGCCCGGGCCCTCGTCGCCGAACCCGACCTCCTCCTTCTCGACGAGCCCCTGTCCAACCTCGACGCCAAACTGCGCGAAAGCATGCGGTTCGAAATCAAGGAACTGCAGAAAAAACTCGGCGTAACCGTCATCTACGTAACCCACGACCAGGCCGAAGCCATGGCCATGTCCGACCGCATCGTCGTCATGAGCGCCGGCGTCATCCAGCAGATCGGCAACCCGGCTGACGTATACGAAACCCCGGCCAACAAAATCATCGCCGACTTCATCGGCCTCGTCAACTTCCTCGCCGCCGAAGCAGGGGAGGGGGGAATCGTCGTCCCCGCCCTCGGCCGCACCGTTCCCGCCCCGGCCGGTCTCAGCGGCCAGGCCGTCGCCGCCGTCCGCCCCGAGCAGATCGCCCTCGCCGCCCCCGGCGAAGGCATCGCCGGCACCGTCGTCCACAAATCCTACCTCGGCGACGCCGTCGACTGGCGCATCGAAATTGGCGGCGAAACCGTCCGCGTCATCGCCCCCGCCGCCGCCTTCAGGGAACACAAAGCCGGCGACAAGATCGGCCTCAAGGTCGACAAAGTTATGATCTTCCCCGCCTAG
- a CDS encoding iron ABC transporter permease: MINRLRQKFDAKWVAITAAVAVLVLFIVFPMLYLIWRSIFVEGSFDFATYRHVYSQSANWRAFLNTFYISLSVTLASVCISFPLAWLVGRTDLPGKGFFRTTFIASYMIPPYVGAIAWTQLLNPSVGYLNDWLVSVFKLSKAPFDIYGMGGLIWCLTLFYSPFAFITISRALEKMDPSLEEASRVAGASPLGTLWRVTLPLMFPSIIAGGVLVFIGVGSAFGIPAIIGMPAQIEVLTTRIVTYVYLGTGKGIRDATALAVSLMIAANFVLYASTWILTRKDYVTISGKSTRPNLVELGKWKWPLTLLVSLYGFIAIFLPLASIAVTSLIKSLSRPISLDNLTIATWLAALKNDQYMTPLWTSFVTGAAAATIATVIALFTAYLLVKTKMRGRAIPDALATLGGATPSIVIALALIITFSGEFGLNLYNTFAILVVAYMVKYITMAVRTIAASLSQVHSSLEEAALNSGATWLQSLRDIMLPLIGPSIVAGWFLVFMPSFYELTMSIILYGSQTKTIGVLLYELQTYADPQDASVLAVIILLIILVGNLILRKVSKGAIGI; the protein is encoded by the coding sequence GTGATAAACCGCCTGCGCCAAAAATTCGACGCCAAATGGGTCGCCATCACCGCGGCCGTGGCCGTCCTCGTCCTCTTCATCGTTTTCCCCATGCTCTACCTCATCTGGCGGAGCATCTTCGTCGAAGGCTCCTTCGACTTTGCCACCTACCGGCACGTATACTCCCAGTCTGCCAACTGGCGAGCCTTCCTCAACACCTTCTACATCTCCCTCTCCGTCACCCTCGCCAGCGTCTGCATCTCCTTCCCCCTTGCCTGGCTCGTCGGTCGCACCGACCTCCCCGGCAAAGGCTTCTTCCGCACCACCTTCATCGCCAGCTACATGATCCCCCCCTACGTCGGCGCCATCGCCTGGACCCAGCTCCTCAACCCCAGCGTCGGCTACCTCAACGATTGGCTGGTATCCGTCTTCAAACTTTCCAAAGCACCCTTTGACATCTACGGCATGGGCGGGCTCATCTGGTGCCTCACCCTCTTCTACTCGCCCTTCGCCTTCATCACCATCTCGCGAGCCCTCGAAAAAATGGACCCCAGCCTCGAGGAAGCCTCGCGGGTCGCCGGCGCCTCGCCCCTCGGCACCCTGTGGCGGGTCACCCTGCCCCTCATGTTCCCCAGCATCATCGCCGGCGGCGTCCTCGTCTTCATCGGCGTCGGCTCCGCCTTCGGCATCCCGGCCATCATCGGCATGCCCGCCCAGATCGAAGTCCTCACCACCCGCATCGTCACCTACGTCTACCTCGGCACCGGCAAAGGCATCCGCGACGCCACCGCCCTCGCCGTCTCCCTCATGATCGCCGCCAACTTCGTCCTCTACGCCTCCACCTGGATTCTCACCCGCAAAGACTACGTCACCATCAGCGGCAAGAGCACCCGCCCCAACCTCGTCGAACTCGGCAAATGGAAATGGCCGCTCACCCTCCTCGTCAGCCTCTACGGCTTCATCGCCATCTTCCTGCCGTTAGCCTCGATAGCCGTCACCTCGCTCATCAAATCCCTCTCGCGGCCCATCTCCCTCGACAACCTCACCATCGCCACCTGGCTGGCCGCCCTCAAAAACGACCAGTACATGACGCCGTTGTGGACCAGCTTCGTAACCGGAGCCGCCGCCGCCACCATCGCCACCGTCATCGCCCTCTTCACCGCCTACCTGCTCGTCAAGACCAAAATGCGCGGCCGGGCCATCCCCGACGCGCTGGCCACCCTCGGCGGGGCCACCCCCAGCATCGTCATCGCCCTCGCCCTCATCATCACCTTCTCCGGCGAGTTTGGGCTAAACCTCTACAACACCTTCGCCATCCTCGTCGTCGCCTACATGGTCAAATACATCACCATGGCGGTGCGCACCATCGCCGCCTCCCTCAGCCAGGTCCACTCCTCCCTCGAAGAGGCCGCCCTCAACTCCGGCGCCACCTGGCTCCAGTCGCTGCGCGACATCATGCTGCCCCTCATCGGGCCCTCCATCGTCGCCGGCTGGTTCCTGGTCTTCATGCCCTCCTTCTACGAGCTCACCATGTCCATAATCCTCTACGGCTCCCAGACCAAGACCATCGGCGTCCTCCTCTACGAACTCCAGACCTACGCCGACCCGCAGGACGCCTCCGTCCTCGCGGTCATCATCCTCCTAATCATCCTCGTCGGCAACCTCATCCTCCGCAAGGTCTCAAAGGGAGCCATCGGCATATAA
- a CDS encoding extracellular solute-binding protein, which translates to MKKPSYLIISLLVIVAMSLTLVAGCGGGDKKPADAPKAKGPSGTVMIYTSIYPDIIELIKPSLKKQFPNLEVQWFQAGTEKVMAKVAGEIEAKKIQADLLMVADPSYYLTLEKQNLLLKYDSPVRKDVKINKDKDGYWTGVRISNMIIAYNTAKVKEADAPKSFKDLLDPKWNGKIAMPSPLLSGTAYVTAGELSAKYGWKYFEDLKANGLKVEEGNSAIQNKLVRGEYLAAIILEENILKIGAKGEPVKVAYPADGTIVIPSPIAIFNTSKNQEAAKAVLDWFLSKEGQEVIVKGWMHSVRDDVAPPKGAPALKTFIDKAIKPDWTRLSAENEKIKETFRSKVLEKK; encoded by the coding sequence GTGAAAAAACCCTCGTATCTCATCATTTCTCTCCTCGTCATCGTCGCCATGTCCCTCACCCTCGTAGCCGGCTGCGGCGGCGGCGACAAAAAACCGGCGGATGCCCCGAAAGCCAAAGGCCCCTCCGGCACCGTAATGATCTACACCTCTATCTACCCCGACATCATCGAGCTCATCAAACCGTCCCTCAAAAAACAGTTCCCCAACCTCGAAGTCCAGTGGTTCCAGGCCGGCACCGAAAAAGTAATGGCCAAAGTCGCCGGCGAAATCGAAGCCAAGAAAATCCAGGCCGACCTGCTCATGGTCGCCGATCCTTCCTACTACCTGACCCTCGAGAAGCAGAACCTGCTCCTCAAATACGACTCCCCCGTGCGCAAAGACGTCAAAATCAACAAAGATAAAGACGGCTACTGGACCGGCGTCCGCATCTCCAACATGATCATCGCCTACAACACCGCCAAAGTCAAAGAAGCCGACGCCCCCAAATCCTTCAAAGACCTGCTCGATCCCAAGTGGAACGGCAAAATCGCCATGCCCAGCCCGCTGCTCTCCGGCACCGCCTACGTAACCGCCGGCGAACTGTCCGCCAAATACGGCTGGAAATACTTCGAAGACCTCAAAGCCAACGGCCTCAAAGTTGAAGAAGGCAACTCCGCCATCCAGAACAAACTCGTGCGCGGCGAATACCTGGCCGCCATAATCCTCGAAGAAAACATCCTCAAAATCGGCGCCAAAGGCGAACCCGTCAAAGTAGCCTACCCGGCTGACGGCACCATCGTCATCCCCAGCCCCATCGCCATCTTCAACACCTCCAAAAACCAGGAAGCCGCCAAGGCCGTTCTCGACTGGTTCCTCTCCAAAGAAGGCCAGGAAGTCATCGTCAAAGGCTGGATGCACTCCGTCCGCGACGACGTCGCTCCCCCCAAAGGCGCTCCCGCCCTCAAGACCTTCATCGACAAAGCCATCAAGCCTGACTGGACCCGTCTCTCGGCGGAAAACGAAAAAATCAAGGAAACTTTCCGCAGCAAGGTATTGGAGAAGAAATAA
- a CDS encoding HAD-IIA family hydrolase yields MMMRRLADIRCFLLDMDGTFYLGEQLLPGSLDFMRYLSHSGRDYLFLTNNSSRSAVFYAEKLTAMGWPAKPQDILTSGEAACLYLARRHRAARVFLLGTPDLEAEFAAHGFTLTADAPDFVVLGFDKTLTYDKLTTACRLIRAGVPFIATHPDINCPTEDGFIPDCGAMTELIAASTGVRPHIIGKPHRDIIDAVLAKTNCPASATAIVGDRLYTDIATGKNAGITSILVLSGETKAADLGSAAVAPDYIFADLGTLRLALAADDQQEERLPVRG; encoded by the coding sequence ATGATGATGCGCAGACTTGCTGACATACGTTGCTTTCTCCTTGACATGGACGGAACCTTCTACCTCGGCGAACAACTCTTGCCGGGGTCGCTCGACTTTATGCGCTACCTCAGCCATAGCGGCAGGGACTACCTCTTCCTCACCAACAACTCGTCCCGGTCCGCTGTTTTTTATGCCGAAAAACTCACCGCGATGGGCTGGCCCGCGAAACCGCAGGACATCCTCACCAGCGGCGAAGCCGCCTGCCTATACCTCGCCAGGCGCCACCGCGCCGCCCGCGTATTCCTCCTTGGCACCCCCGACCTCGAAGCCGAATTCGCCGCCCATGGCTTCACCCTCACCGCCGACGCCCCCGACTTCGTCGTCCTCGGCTTCGACAAAACCCTCACCTACGACAAACTCACCACCGCCTGCCGCCTCATCCGCGCCGGCGTTCCCTTCATCGCCACCCATCCCGACATCAACTGCCCCACAGAAGACGGCTTCATCCCCGACTGCGGCGCCATGACCGAACTCATCGCCGCCTCCACCGGCGTCCGTCCCCACATCATCGGCAAACCCCACCGCGACATCATCGACGCCGTCCTCGCCAAAACGAACTGCCCGGCGTCTGCCACCGCCATCGTCGGCGACCGCCTCTACACCGACATCGCCACCGGCAAAAACGCCGGCATCACCTCCATCCTCGTCCTCAGCGGCGAAACCAAAGCAGCCGACCTCGGCTCCGCCGCCGTAGCCCCCGACTACATCTTCGCCGACCTTGGCACCCTCAGGCTGGCCCTGGCCGCCGACGACCAACAGGAAGAAAGACTTCCCGTCCGCGGCTGA
- the phoU gene encoding phosphate signaling complex protein PhoU, translating to MEFDFPGLKKNVLTMGDKTAEAVGLAVRALVDNDAVAAAEAREIEKQVDAMYLAINELCLGSLAARPCCRDEVNFVTSSLKIAMELERTCDYANQIAKLVQKKFATLNMEPLMTLHGSVASMKDQSLEMLRGALRCYDTLDCALMRQVVDKDNSVDKRNRDLFRDMVCVLSVQPWIQETIMDYHVAIRYIERVADRATNIAELAFYIVEGEPMKKKAAQGGETVG from the coding sequence ATGGAGTTCGATTTCCCGGGATTGAAGAAGAATGTGCTGACGATGGGCGATAAGACGGCGGAGGCGGTCGGCCTGGCCGTGAGGGCGCTGGTGGATAACGACGCCGTGGCTGCGGCCGAGGCGCGAGAGATAGAGAAACAGGTGGATGCGATGTATCTCGCGATTAACGAGCTTTGCCTCGGCAGTCTGGCCGCCAGGCCTTGCTGCCGCGACGAGGTGAATTTCGTGACCAGCAGCCTGAAGATCGCGATGGAGCTTGAGAGGACGTGCGACTACGCCAATCAGATCGCCAAGCTGGTGCAGAAGAAGTTCGCGACGCTGAATATGGAGCCGCTGATGACGCTGCACGGGTCGGTGGCGAGTATGAAGGACCAGTCGCTGGAGATGCTGCGGGGGGCGCTGCGCTGTTACGATACGCTGGATTGCGCGCTGATGAGGCAGGTTGTCGATAAGGATAATTCGGTCGATAAACGCAACCGCGATCTGTTCCGCGATATGGTGTGCGTGTTGTCGGTGCAGCCGTGGATCCAGGAGACGATTATGGATTATCATGTGGCGATCCGCTATATCGAGCGGGTGGCCGACCGGGCGACGAATATCGCCGAGCTGGCGTTTTACATCGTCGAGGGCGAGCCGATGAAGAAGAAAGCGGCGCAAGGGGGCGAGACTGTTGGTTGA
- a CDS encoding MgtC/SapB family protein, which translates to MLVDDYTMVTRLVISVILGGIIGFERQHRGKTAGLRTHILVCLGSCLVAVLSLNLYAGVEGKTNADPARLAAQVVSGIGFLGAGAIMKEGPTIKGLTTAASLWVVASVGLATGAGALVGAVATTMLVVLALEVLPRIDQLYAKRSPRVQDLLIKSLDKPGQIGRIGSALGGLGVGILQIQIEDAEEPGKIYIPLTVKLSERSELDKVIKELCGIEGILDIDTK; encoded by the coding sequence CTGTTGGTTGACGATTATACGATGGTGACGCGCCTGGTGATTTCGGTCATTCTGGGCGGCATCATCGGGTTTGAGCGCCAGCACCGCGGCAAGACGGCGGGGCTGAGGACGCATATTCTGGTATGCCTGGGGTCGTGCCTGGTGGCGGTGCTGTCGCTGAATCTGTATGCCGGCGTGGAGGGCAAGACGAACGCCGATCCGGCCAGGTTGGCGGCCCAGGTTGTCAGCGGCATCGGTTTTCTCGGCGCCGGGGCGATCATGAAGGAGGGGCCGACGATCAAGGGCCTGACGACGGCGGCCAGCCTGTGGGTGGTGGCGAGCGTGGGCCTGGCGACCGGGGCGGGCGCCCTGGTGGGGGCGGTGGCGACGACGATGCTGGTGGTGCTGGCGCTGGAGGTGCTGCCGCGGATCGACCAGTTGTACGCGAAGCGCAGCCCGCGGGTGCAGGACCTGCTGATCAAGTCGCTGGACAAGCCGGGCCAGATCGGCCGCATCGGCTCTGCCCTGGGCGGCCTGGGGGTGGGCATCCTCCAGATCCAGATCGAGGACGCCGAGGAGCCGGGGAAGATTTATATCCCGCTGACGGTGAAGCTTTCGGAACGCAGCGAGCTCGACAAGGTGATCAAGGAGCTGTGCGGCATCGAGGGCATTCTGGATATCGATACGAAGTGA
- the tnpA gene encoding IS200/IS605 family transposase: protein MDTQSLSHSKWRCKYHIVFAPKYRRQVIYGKIKADIGVILRKLCEYKGVEILEANACPDHIHMLVSIPPKISVAYFVGYLKGKSSLMIFDRHANLKYKYGNRQFWCRGYFVDTVGRNKEAIEKYIREQLQEDIVADQLSLKELIDPFTGEPVKRS, encoded by the coding sequence ATGGATACTCAAAGTCTATCACACAGCAAATGGCGCTGTAAATACCACATAGTTTTCGCTCCAAAATACAGAAGGCAGGTCATCTACGGCAAAATTAAGGCGGATATAGGGGTGATACTCAGAAAGCTTTGTGAGTATAAAGGGGTAGAAATACTCGAAGCCAATGCATGCCCGGACCACATCCATATGCTAGTAAGCATACCGCCCAAAATCAGTGTAGCGTATTTCGTGGGGTACTTAAAGGGCAAAAGCTCGCTTATGATATTCGATAGGCATGCGAACTTGAAATACAAGTATGGTAATCGACAATTTTGGTGTCGGGGATACTTTGTAGATACAGTAGGGCGAAATAAAGAGGCGATTGAGAAGTATATCAGGGAGCAATTGCAAGAGGATATAGTTGCCGACCAACTGAGCCTTAAAGAATTGATTGACCCGTTCACGGGTGAACCGGTAAAAAGGTCATAA
- a CDS encoding ATP-binding protein, which translates to MFADLNNLVIFRSLLDDPVVRQLLAHADRAGEGGALPPATVAALIALAEQYGLAGNVLGDHLIYLLVVDENTFSITAEKQRGQIGASLLTACAHDLAILKRVHDATAAFAGGLLAGYRPTVASDLLAFNALKQSWASAGAATPAGLAAMLAKHYAVYGCGQMANHVAFRWDRKNGLAGITHYDKTTFDDIIGYERQKNTLKENTEAFLAGRPANNVLLIGPRGTGKSSTVKALVNAYAIRGLRLVEVAKGDLLHLQTVSDLLGSRGKKCILFLDDLSFEDSDGDFKHLKTVIDGSLQTRPANVLIYATSNRRHLVKETWQDRQGGDDEIHRFDSLNEKIALADRFGLTITFPSPDQQEYLNIVHKLAQKHKIGLGEEQLNKEALQWEFSHSGRSGRVARQFIQHLLGKIV; encoded by the coding sequence ATGTTCGCCGACCTCAATAACCTGGTTATTTTCCGCAGCCTCCTCGACGACCCGGTCGTCAGGCAGCTCCTCGCCCACGCCGACAGGGCAGGGGAGGGGGGAGCCCTGCCGCCCGCCACCGTCGCCGCCCTCATCGCCCTCGCCGAGCAATACGGACTCGCCGGCAACGTCCTCGGCGACCACCTCATCTACCTCCTTGTCGTCGACGAAAACACCTTCAGCATCACCGCCGAAAAACAGCGCGGCCAGATCGGCGCAAGCCTTCTTACCGCCTGCGCCCACGACCTCGCCATCCTAAAGCGCGTCCACGACGCCACCGCCGCCTTCGCCGGCGGCCTGCTCGCCGGCTACAGACCCACCGTCGCCAGCGACCTCCTCGCCTTCAACGCCCTCAAGCAAAGCTGGGCATCCGCCGGCGCGGCCACCCCCGCCGGCCTCGCCGCCATGCTCGCCAAGCACTACGCCGTCTACGGCTGCGGCCAGATGGCCAACCACGTCGCCTTCCGCTGGGACCGCAAAAACGGCCTCGCCGGCATAACCCACTACGACAAAACCACCTTCGACGACATCATCGGCTACGAGCGCCAGAAAAACACCCTCAAAGAAAACACCGAAGCCTTCCTCGCCGGCCGCCCCGCCAACAACGTCCTCCTCATCGGCCCCCGCGGCACCGGCAAATCCTCCACCGTCAAAGCCCTCGTCAACGCCTACGCCATCCGCGGCCTCCGCCTCGTCGAAGTCGCCAAGGGCGACCTCCTCCACCTCCAGACTGTCAGCGACCTCCTCGGCAGCCGCGGCAAAAAATGCATCCTCTTCCTCGACGACCTCTCCTTCGAAGACTCCGACGGCGACTTCAAACACCTCAAAACCGTCATCGACGGCAGCCTCCAGACCAGGCCGGCCAACGTCCTCATCTACGCCACCTCCAACCGCCGCCACCTTGTCAAGGAAACCTGGCAGGACCGCCAGGGCGGCGACGACGAAATCCACCGCTTCGACTCCCTCAACGAAAAAATCGCCCTCGCCGACCGCTTCGGCCTCACCATCACCTTCCCGTCCCCCGACCAGCAGGAATACCTCAACATCGTCCACAAACTCGCCCAGAAGCACAAAATCGGCCTCGGCGAAGAACAGCTCAACAAAGAAGCCCTGCAGTGGGAATTCAGCCATTCGGGGAGGTCCGGCCGCGTAGCCCGCCAATTCATCCAACATCTATTGGGCAAAATAGTCTGA